A portion of the Rhinolophus sinicus isolate RSC01 linkage group LG16, ASM3656204v1, whole genome shotgun sequence genome contains these proteins:
- the PGAM5 gene encoding serine/threonine-protein phosphatase PGAM5, mitochondrial isoform X2, translating to MSACAGGAGRAGMAFRQALQLAACGLAGGSAAVLFSAVAVGKPRAGGDAEPRVVEPPAWAGATRPGPGVWDPNWDRREPLSLVNLRKRNLGSGDDDVPPRMDHYKAKATRHIFLIRHSQYHVDASLEKDRTLTPLGREQAELTGLRLASLGLKFNRIVHSSMTRAVETTDIIRKHLPGVNTVSTDLLREGAPIEPDPPVSHWKPEAVYYEDGARIEAAFRNYIHRADAKQQEDSYEVFVCHANVIRYIVCRALQFPPEGWLRLSLNNGSITHLVVRPDGRVALRALGDTGFMPPDKISRS from the exons ATGAGCGCTTGCGCGGGCGGCGCGGGACGGGCCGGCATGGCGTTCCGGCAGGCGCTGCAGCTGGCGGCCTGCGGCCTGGCGGGGGGCTCGGCAGCCGTGCTCTTCTCGGCCGTGGCGGTGGGGAAGCCCCGCGCGGGCGGGGACGCGGAGCCGCGCGTGGTCGAGCCGCCAGCGTGGGCCGGGGCCACGCGTCCGGGGCCGGGCGTCTGGGACCCCAACTGGGACAG GCGAGAACCACTGTCGCTGGTGAACCTGCGGAAGAGGAACCTGGGATCTGGGGACGATGACGTGCCGCCCAGGATGGACCACTACAAAGCCAAGGCCACAAGACACATCTTCCTCATCAGACACTCCCAGTACCACGTGGACGCCTCCCTGGAGAAGGACCGCACGCTGACACCACTGG gtCGTGAACAGGCTGAGCTAACCGGTCTCCGGCTGGCCAGCTTGGGGCTGAAGTTTAACAGAATAGTGCATTCCTCCATGACCCGCGCAGTGGAAACCACTGACATTATCCGCAAACACCTGCCAG GCGTCAACACGGTCAGCACAGACCTGCTGAGGGAAGGTGCCCCCATCGAGCCCGACCCGCCTGTGTCCCACTGGAAGCCAGAGGCTGTG TATTACGAGGATGGAGCCCGGATCGAGGCTGCCTTCCGGAACTACATCCACAGGGCCGACGCCAAGCAGCAGGAGGACAGCTACGAGGTCTTCGTGTGCCATGCCAACGTCATCCGCTACATCGTGTGCCG GGCACTGCAGTTCCCTCCAGAAGGCTGGCTCCGCCTGTCCCTCAACAACGGCAGCATCACCCACCTGGTGGTGCGTCCTGACGGCCGCGTGGCGCTCAGAGCTCTCGGGGACACGGGGTTCATGCCTCCTGACAAGATATCCCGCTCCTGA
- the PGAM5 gene encoding serine/threonine-protein phosphatase PGAM5, mitochondrial isoform X1 encodes MSACAGGAGRAGMAFRQALQLAACGLAGGSAAVLFSAVAVGKPRAGGDAEPRVVEPPAWAGATRPGPGVWDPNWDRREPLSLVNLRKRNLGSGDDDVPPRMDHYKAKATRHIFLIRHSQYHVDASLEKDRTLTPLGREQAELTGLRLASLGLKFNRIVHSSMTRAVETTDIIRKHLPGVNTVSTDLLREGAPIEPDPPVSHWKPEAVQYYEDGARIEAAFRNYIHRADAKQQEDSYEVFVCHANVIRYIVCRALQFPPEGWLRLSLNNGSITHLVVRPDGRVALRALGDTGFMPPDKISRS; translated from the exons ATGAGCGCTTGCGCGGGCGGCGCGGGACGGGCCGGCATGGCGTTCCGGCAGGCGCTGCAGCTGGCGGCCTGCGGCCTGGCGGGGGGCTCGGCAGCCGTGCTCTTCTCGGCCGTGGCGGTGGGGAAGCCCCGCGCGGGCGGGGACGCGGAGCCGCGCGTGGTCGAGCCGCCAGCGTGGGCCGGGGCCACGCGTCCGGGGCCGGGCGTCTGGGACCCCAACTGGGACAG GCGAGAACCACTGTCGCTGGTGAACCTGCGGAAGAGGAACCTGGGATCTGGGGACGATGACGTGCCGCCCAGGATGGACCACTACAAAGCCAAGGCCACAAGACACATCTTCCTCATCAGACACTCCCAGTACCACGTGGACGCCTCCCTGGAGAAGGACCGCACGCTGACACCACTGG gtCGTGAACAGGCTGAGCTAACCGGTCTCCGGCTGGCCAGCTTGGGGCTGAAGTTTAACAGAATAGTGCATTCCTCCATGACCCGCGCAGTGGAAACCACTGACATTATCCGCAAACACCTGCCAG GCGTCAACACGGTCAGCACAGACCTGCTGAGGGAAGGTGCCCCCATCGAGCCCGACCCGCCTGTGTCCCACTGGAAGCCAGAGGCTGTG CAGTATTACGAGGATGGAGCCCGGATCGAGGCTGCCTTCCGGAACTACATCCACAGGGCCGACGCCAAGCAGCAGGAGGACAGCTACGAGGTCTTCGTGTGCCATGCCAACGTCATCCGCTACATCGTGTGCCG GGCACTGCAGTTCCCTCCAGAAGGCTGGCTCCGCCTGTCCCTCAACAACGGCAGCATCACCCACCTGGTGGTGCGTCCTGACGGCCGCGTGGCGCTCAGAGCTCTCGGGGACACGGGGTTCATGCCTCCTGACAAGATATCCCGCTCCTGA